From Danio rerio strain Tuebingen ecotype United States chromosome 7, GRCz12tu, whole genome shotgun sequence, the proteins below share one genomic window:
- the si:dkey-28d5.3 gene encoding C-type mannose receptor 2-like has translation MAQTLYFPLLLIALCSISECVQRQYHFINEKKEWADAQRYCRENYTVLATVDNRNDMIQLNKSVNYGFVENIWIGLHKTSVYKWHWSSGDPVSFLNWASEQPNSSNECAVMNNGQWINEKCSNTRVFICYNMSRGLVFVNQEMNWRDAQSYCRQNHIDLVSVRNQNENQQLEMFINDRNSAAWIGLFRDSWQWSDQSNSSFRYWAPNNPKVAYNAVIEPKTLGQWGDYFSPYHQYPFICHEDKLIVIQQNLSWSEALRYCRQNHVDLVSVQSVEMQRRVMNVVKLASTEAVWLGLRHSCALGIWFWVSGETVCYQNWAPGNGTSEEDCEPTVRSGAVQSGGNQTWISRPETDRLNFICTNY, from the exons ATGGCTCAGACTCTATATTTCCCTCTTCTCCTCATTG CTCTCTGCTCCATATCTGAATGTGTTCAGCGTCAGTATCACTTTATAAATGAGAAAAAGGAATGGGCTGATGCTCAGAGATACTGCAGAGAGAATTACACAGTTCTGGCCACTGTTGACAACAGGAATGACATGATCCAGCTGAACAAGAGTGTGAATTATGGATTTGTTGAGAACATCTGGATTGGTCTTCACAAGACGAGTGTTTATAAATGGCATTGGTCTTCAGGTGATCCTGTGTCATTTCTGAACTGGGCATCTGAACAACCCAACAGCAGTAATGAGTGTGCTGTTATGAATAATGGACAATGGATTAATGAGAAATGTAGTAATACTCGTGTCTTCATCTGCTACAACA TGAGCAGAGGACTGGTATTTGTCAATCAGGAGATGAACTGGAGAGACGCTCAGAGCTACTGCAGACAGAATCACATTGATCTGGTCAGTGTGAGGAACCAGAATGAGAATCAACAGCTGGAGATGTTCATTAATGACAGAAATTCAGCAGCCTGGATCGGTCTGTTCAGAGACTCATGGCAGTGGTCAGATCAGAGCAACTCCTCATTCAGATACTGGGCCCCTAATAATCCAAAAGTTGCATACAACGCAGTGATTGAACCGAAAACATTGGGACAATGGGGTGACTACTTTAGTCCTTACCATCAGTATCCTTTTATATGTCATGAAG ATAAACTGATTGTGATCCAGCAGAATCTGTCGTGGTCTGAAGCTCTGAGATACTGCAGACAGAATCATGTGGATCTGGTCTCGGTTCAGTCAGTGGAGATGCAGCGTCGTGTGATGAACGTGGTTAAACTGGCTTCTACTGAGGCGGTGTGGTTGGGTTTACGTCACTCCTGCGCTTTGGGCATCTGGTTCTGGGTGAGTGGAGAGACCGTGTGCTATCAGAACTGGGCTCCAGGGAACGGCACATCAGAGGAGGACTGTGAGCCCACAGTGAGATCTGGAGCAGTTCAGTCTGGAGGAAATCAGACCTGGATCAGCCGTCCTGAAACTGACCGACTCAACTTCATCTGCACAAACTACTGA